One part of the Arabidopsis thaliana chromosome 1 sequence genome encodes these proteins:
- a CDS encoding PAS domain-containing protein tyrosine kinase family protein (PAS domain-containing protein tyrosine kinase family protein; FUNCTIONS IN: protein serine/threonine/tyrosine kinase activity, kinase activity; INVOLVED IN: signal transduction, protein amino acid phosphorylation, regulation of transcription, DNA-dependent; EXPRESSED IN: 22 plant structures; EXPRESSED DURING: 13 growth stages; CONTAINS InterPro DOMAIN/s: PAC motif (InterPro:IPR001610), Protein kinase, catalytic domain (InterPro:IPR000719), PAS fold (InterPro:IPR013767), PAS (InterPro:IPR000014), Serine-threonine/tyrosine-protein kinase (InterPro:IPR001245), Protein kinase-like domain (InterPro:IPR011009), Serine/threonine-protein kinase, active site (InterPro:IPR008271); BEST Arabidopsis thaliana protein match is: PAS domain-containing protein tyrosine kinase family protein (TAIR:AT5G49470.3); Has 127928 Blast hits to 126175 proteins in 4896 species: Archae - 310; Bacteria - 16027; Metazoa - 47209; Fungi - 11347; Plants - 33277; Viruses - 520; Other Eukaryotes - 19238 (source: NCBI BLink).), whose product MENPNPPAEKLLKKIRELEESQEDLKREMSKLKVSAEIKRRSHSSSPKRPSRRNSGEGTPLWRKTGAASFRHASPLRKESHSKDGVAGGGDGPSAGKFTDKQYLNILQSMAQAVHVFDLNGQIIFWNSMAEKLYGFSAAEALGKDSINILVDGQDAAVAKNIFQRCSSGESWTGEFPVKNKMGERFSVVTTISPFYDDDGLLIGIICITNDSALFQRPRVPPAKNRWQEGDSSFCRGTNGVASRLGFDSKEAVVSKLGLDSQQPIQAAIASKISDLASKVGNKVRSKMRAGDNNASHPEGGNGGSHQSDQGFFDAAFSDQREDAETNDASTPRGNLIQSPFGVFLCNDDKSSSKASGESNDENDRNSVVPKKLTSKTEEWMVKKGLSWPWKGNEREGLERRNAHSVWPWVHNEQQKEEAHHSNSYNSVKSESLASESNKPANNENMGSVNVNSASSASSCGSTSSSVMNKVDMDSDCLDYEILWEDLTIGEQIGQGSCGTVYHGLWFGSDVAVKVFSKQEYSEEIITSFKQEVSLMKRLRHPNVLLFMGAVASPQRLCIVTEFLPRGSLFRLLQRNKSKLDLRRRIHMASDIARGMNYLHHCSPPIIHRDLKSSNLLVDRNWTVKVADFGLSRIKHETYLTTNGRGTPQWMAPEVLRNEAADEKSDVYSFGVVLWELVTEKIPWENLNAMQVIGAVGFMNQRLEVPKDVDPQWIALMESCWHRYINHIKHYIYLARGK is encoded by the exons ATGGAGAATCCGAATCCACCAGCAGAGAAGCTATTGAAGAAGATACGAGAGCTAGAAGAAAGCCAAGAAGATCTAAAGCGAGAGATGTCAAAACTCAAAGTATCAGCAGAGATTAAAAGGCGTTCGCATTCTTCATCACCTAAACGACCTTCAAGGAGAAACAGTGGAGAAGGAACTCCGTTATGGAGAAAAACCGGCGCCGCATCGTTCCGTCACGCTTCTCCGTTACGGAAAGAGAGTCATTCTAAAGACGGAGTAgctggtggtggtgatggacCATCGGCAGGCAAGTTCACCGATAAACagtatttgaatattttgcaGTCTATGGCTCAAGCTGTTCATGTCTTCGATCTTAATGGCCAAATTATCTTTTG GAACTCGATGGCGGAGAAGCTTTATGGATTCTCAGCTGCAGAAGCGTTAGGGAAGGACTCGATTAATATACTCGTAGATGGTCAAGATGCTGCTGTTGCAAAAAATATCTTTCAGCGTTGCAGCAGTGGAGAGAGTTGGACTGGAGAGTTTCCTGTTAAGAATAAAATGGGAGAGAGGTTTTCGGTTGTGACTacgatttctcctttttatgatgatgatggtttgCTTATTGGGATTATATGTATCACGAATGATTCGGCACTTTTTCAACGGCCGAGAGTTCCTCCCGCTAAAAACAGGTGGCAAGAAGGGGATTCAAGCTTTTGCCGGGGGACTAATGGTGTTGCTTCTAGGCTTGGTTTTGATTCCAAAGAAGCTGTTGTGTCGAAACTTGGCCTTGATTCTCAGCAGCCTATTCAAGCTGCTATAGCATCTAAGATCTCAGATTTG GCATCCAAGGTGGGCAACAAGGTCAGGTCGAAAATGCGAGCAGGTGATAATAACGCCTCACACCCTGAGGGTGGAAATGGGGGCAGTCATCAGTCTGATCAGGGTTTCTTCGATGCTGCTTTCTCTGACCAGAGGGAAGATGCAGAAACAAATGATGCTAGCACACCTAGGGGGAATTTGATCCAGTCTCCTTTTGGTGTGTTCTTATGTAACGATGATAAGTCTTCTTCAAAAGCCTCCGGAGAATCCAATGATGAAAATGATAGAAACTCTGTTGTCCCTAAGAAACTTACCTCAAAGACTGAAGAGTGGATGGTAAAGAAAGGACTGTCATGGCCATGGAAAGGAAATGAGCGGGAAGGtttggaaagaagaaatgCTCATTCTGTGTGGCCTTGGGTGCATaatgaacaacaaaaagaagaggcTCATCATAGTAATTCCTATAACAGTGTTAAGTCTGAAAGCCTGGCAAGTGAAAGTAATAAACCTGCCAATAATGAGAATATGGGTTCTGTTAATGTGAATAGCGCAAGCAGTGCTAGCAGCTGTGGAAGTACCAGCAGCAGTGTTATGAACAAGGTTGACATGGATAGCGACTGCTTAGACTATGAAATCTTATGGGAGGATTTGACAATTGGAGAACAAATCGGGCAAG GTTCATGTGGAACTGTCTATCATGGTCTATGGTTTGGATCT GATGTGGCTGTAAAGGTGTTTTCCAAACAAGAATATTCAGAAGAGATCATAACATCTTTCAAACAAGAG GTATCATTGATGAAAAGGCTTAGACATCCAAACGTTCTGCTGTTTATGGGAGCTGTGGCATCACCTCAGCGTCTTTGTATAGTGACAGAGTTTCTACCACG TGGAAGTCTCTTTCGTTTGCTGCAGAGGAACAAGTCAAAACTAGATTTGAGGCGACGTATCCATATGGCATCAGACATT GCTCGTGGCATGAATTATCTTCACCACTGTAGTCCTCCCATCATTCACCGTGATCTGAAGTCGTCAAATCTACTGGTTGATCGGAACTGGACTGTGAAG GTTGCTGATTTTGGTCTTTCTCGCATCAAGCATGAGACGTACCTCACTACAAACGGAAGGGGAACG CCTCAATGGATGGCACCAGAAGTTCTTCGAAATGAGGCTGCTGATGAAAA GTCTGACGTTTACAGTTTTGGAGTAGTACTATGGGAGCTTGTGACAGAGAAGATCCCATGGGAAAATCTAAATGCTATGCAG GTGATTGGAGCCGTGGGGTTCATGAACCAGAGGCTGGAAGTCCCAAAAGACGTTGACCCTCAGTGGATTGCTTTAATGGAAAGCTGCTGGCACAGGTACATAAATCATATTAAACATTACATATACCTTGCTAGAGGAAAATAG
- a CDS encoding PAS domain-containing protein tyrosine kinase family protein (PAS domain-containing protein tyrosine kinase family protein; FUNCTIONS IN: protein serine/threonine/tyrosine kinase activity, kinase activity; INVOLVED IN: signal transduction, protein amino acid phosphorylation, regulation of transcription, DNA-dependent; EXPRESSED IN: 22 plant structures; EXPRESSED DURING: 13 growth stages; CONTAINS InterPro DOMAIN/s: Serine/threonine-protein kinase domain (InterPro:IPR002290), PAS fold (InterPro:IPR013767), PAS (InterPro:IPR000014), Serine-threonine/tyrosine-protein kinase (InterPro:IPR001245), Serine/threonine-protein kinase, active site (InterPro:IPR008271), Protein kinase-like domain (InterPro:IPR011009), Protein kinase, catalytic domain (InterPro:IPR000719), Tyrosine-protein kinase, catalytic domain (InterPro:IPR020635); BEST Arabidopsis thaliana protein match is: PAS domain-containing protein tyrosine kinase family protein (TAIR:AT5G49470.3); Has 128751 Blast hits to 126912 proteins in 4876 species: Archae - 309; Bacteria - 16105; Metazoa - 47584; Fungi - 11405; Plants - 33369; Viruses - 523; Other Eukaryotes - 19456 (source: NCBI BLink).), whose translation MENPNPPAEKLLKKIRELEESQEDLKREMSKLKVSAEIKRRSHSSSPKRPSRRNSGEGTPLWRKTGAASFRHASPLRKESHSKDGVAGGGDGPSAGKFTDKQYLNILQSMAQAVHVFDLNGQIIFWNSMAEKLYGFSAAEALGKDSINILVDGQDAAVAKNIFQRCSSGESWTGEFPVKNKMGERFSVVTTISPFYDDDGLLIGIICITNDSALFQRPRVPPAKNRWQEGDSSFCRGTNGVASRLGFDSKEAVVSKLGLDSQQPIQAAIASKISDLASKVGNKVRSKMRAGDNNASHPEGGNGGSHQSDQGFFDAAFSDQREDAETNDASTPRGNLIQSPFGVFLCNDDKSSSKASGESNDENDRNSVVPKKLTSKTEEWMVKKGLSWPWKGNEREGLERRNAHSVWPWVHNEQQKEEAHHSNSYNSVKSESLASESNKPANNENMGSVNVNSASSASSCGSTSSSVMNKVDMDSDCLDYEILWEDLTIGEQIGQGSCGTVYHGLWFGSDVAVKVFSKQEYSEEIITSFKQEVSLMKRLRHPNVLLFMGAVASPQRLCIVTEFLPRGSLFRLLQRNKSKLDLRRRIHMASDIARGMNYLHHCSPPIIHRDLKSSNLLVDRNWTVKVADFGLSRIKHETYLTTNGRGTPQWMAPEVLRNEAADEKSDVYSFGVVLWELVTEKIPWENLNAMQVIGAVGFMNQRLEVPKDVDPQWIALMESCWHSEPQCRPSFQELMDKLRELQRKYTIQFQAARAASIDNSSLKEK comes from the exons ATGGAGAATCCGAATCCACCAGCAGAGAAGCTATTGAAGAAGATACGAGAGCTAGAAGAAAGCCAAGAAGATCTAAAGCGAGAGATGTCAAAACTCAAAGTATCAGCAGAGATTAAAAGGCGTTCGCATTCTTCATCACCTAAACGACCTTCAAGGAGAAACAGTGGAGAAGGAACTCCGTTATGGAGAAAAACCGGCGCCGCATCGTTCCGTCACGCTTCTCCGTTACGGAAAGAGAGTCATTCTAAAGACGGAGTAgctggtggtggtgatggacCATCGGCAGGCAAGTTCACCGATAAACagtatttgaatattttgcaGTCTATGGCTCAAGCTGTTCATGTCTTCGATCTTAATGGCCAAATTATCTTTTG GAACTCGATGGCGGAGAAGCTTTATGGATTCTCAGCTGCAGAAGCGTTAGGGAAGGACTCGATTAATATACTCGTAGATGGTCAAGATGCTGCTGTTGCAAAAAATATCTTTCAGCGTTGCAGCAGTGGAGAGAGTTGGACTGGAGAGTTTCCTGTTAAGAATAAAATGGGAGAGAGGTTTTCGGTTGTGACTacgatttctcctttttatgatgatgatggtttgCTTATTGGGATTATATGTATCACGAATGATTCGGCACTTTTTCAACGGCCGAGAGTTCCTCCCGCTAAAAACAGGTGGCAAGAAGGGGATTCAAGCTTTTGCCGGGGGACTAATGGTGTTGCTTCTAGGCTTGGTTTTGATTCCAAAGAAGCTGTTGTGTCGAAACTTGGCCTTGATTCTCAGCAGCCTATTCAAGCTGCTATAGCATCTAAGATCTCAGATTTG GCATCCAAGGTGGGCAACAAGGTCAGGTCGAAAATGCGAGCAGGTGATAATAACGCCTCACACCCTGAGGGTGGAAATGGGGGCAGTCATCAGTCTGATCAGGGTTTCTTCGATGCTGCTTTCTCTGACCAGAGGGAAGATGCAGAAACAAATGATGCTAGCACACCTAGGGGGAATTTGATCCAGTCTCCTTTTGGTGTGTTCTTATGTAACGATGATAAGTCTTCTTCAAAAGCCTCCGGAGAATCCAATGATGAAAATGATAGAAACTCTGTTGTCCCTAAGAAACTTACCTCAAAGACTGAAGAGTGGATGGTAAAGAAAGGACTGTCATGGCCATGGAAAGGAAATGAGCGGGAAGGtttggaaagaagaaatgCTCATTCTGTGTGGCCTTGGGTGCATaatgaacaacaaaaagaagaggcTCATCATAGTAATTCCTATAACAGTGTTAAGTCTGAAAGCCTGGCAAGTGAAAGTAATAAACCTGCCAATAATGAGAATATGGGTTCTGTTAATGTGAATAGCGCAAGCAGTGCTAGCAGCTGTGGAAGTACCAGCAGCAGTGTTATGAACAAGGTTGACATGGATAGCGACTGCTTAGACTATGAAATCTTATGGGAGGATTTGACAATTGGAGAACAAATCGGGCAAG GTTCATGTGGAACTGTCTATCATGGTCTATGGTTTGGATCT GATGTGGCTGTAAAGGTGTTTTCCAAACAAGAATATTCAGAAGAGATCATAACATCTTTCAAACAAGAG GTATCATTGATGAAAAGGCTTAGACATCCAAACGTTCTGCTGTTTATGGGAGCTGTGGCATCACCTCAGCGTCTTTGTATAGTGACAGAGTTTCTACCACG TGGAAGTCTCTTTCGTTTGCTGCAGAGGAACAAGTCAAAACTAGATTTGAGGCGACGTATCCATATGGCATCAGACATT GCTCGTGGCATGAATTATCTTCACCACTGTAGTCCTCCCATCATTCACCGTGATCTGAAGTCGTCAAATCTACTGGTTGATCGGAACTGGACTGTGAAG GTTGCTGATTTTGGTCTTTCTCGCATCAAGCATGAGACGTACCTCACTACAAACGGAAGGGGAACG CCTCAATGGATGGCACCAGAAGTTCTTCGAAATGAGGCTGCTGATGAAAA GTCTGACGTTTACAGTTTTGGAGTAGTACTATGGGAGCTTGTGACAGAGAAGATCCCATGGGAAAATCTAAATGCTATGCAG GTGATTGGAGCCGTGGGGTTCATGAACCAGAGGCTGGAAGTCCCAAAAGACGTTGACCCTCAGTGGATTGCTTTAATGGAAAGCTGCTGGCACAG CGAACCGCAATGTAGACCATCGTTCCAAGAATTGATGGACAA
- a CDS encoding PAS domain-containing protein tyrosine kinase family protein, with amino-acid sequence MAEKLYGFSAAEALGKDSINILVDGQDAAVAKNIFQRCSSGESWTGEFPVKNKMGERFSVVTTISPFYDDDGLLIGIICITNDSALFQRPRVPPAKNRWQEGDSSFCRGTNGVASRLGFDSKEAVVSKLGLDSQQPIQAAIASKISDLASKVGNKVRSKMRAGDNNASHPEGGNGGSHQSDQGFFDAAFSDQREDAETNDASTPRGNLIQSPFGVFLCNDDKSSSKASGESNDENDRNSVVPKKLTSKTEEWMVKKGLSWPWKGNEREGLERRNAHSVWPWVHNEQQKEEAHHSNSYNSVKSESLASESNKPANNENMGSVNVNSASSASSCGSTSSSVMNKVDMDSDCLDYEILWEDLTIGEQIGQGSCGTVYHGLWFGSDVAVKVFSKQEYSEEIITSFKQEVSLMKRLRHPNVLLFMGAVASPQRLCIVTEFLPRGSLFRLLQRNKSKLDLRRRIHMASDIARGMNYLHHCSPPIIHRDLKSSNLLVDRNWTVKVADFGLSRIKHETYLTTNGRGTPQWMAPEVLRNEAADEKSDVYSFGVVLWELVTEKIPWENLNAMQVIGAVGFMNQRLEVPKDVDPQWIALMESCWHRYINHIKHYIYLARGK; translated from the exons ATGGCGGAGAAGCTTTATGGATTCTCAGCTGCAGAAGCGTTAGGGAAGGACTCGATTAATATACTCGTAGATGGTCAAGATGCTGCTGTTGCAAAAAATATCTTTCAGCGTTGCAGCAGTGGAGAGAGTTGGACTGGAGAGTTTCCTGTTAAGAATAAAATGGGAGAGAGGTTTTCGGTTGTGACTacgatttctcctttttatgatgatgatggtttgCTTATTGGGATTATATGTATCACGAATGATTCGGCACTTTTTCAACGGCCGAGAGTTCCTCCCGCTAAAAACAGGTGGCAAGAAGGGGATTCAAGCTTTTGCCGGGGGACTAATGGTGTTGCTTCTAGGCTTGGTTTTGATTCCAAAGAAGCTGTTGTGTCGAAACTTGGCCTTGATTCTCAGCAGCCTATTCAAGCTGCTATAGCATCTAAGATCTCAGATTTG GCATCCAAGGTGGGCAACAAGGTCAGGTCGAAAATGCGAGCAGGTGATAATAACGCCTCACACCCTGAGGGTGGAAATGGGGGCAGTCATCAGTCTGATCAGGGTTTCTTCGATGCTGCTTTCTCTGACCAGAGGGAAGATGCAGAAACAAATGATGCTAGCACACCTAGGGGGAATTTGATCCAGTCTCCTTTTGGTGTGTTCTTATGTAACGATGATAAGTCTTCTTCAAAAGCCTCCGGAGAATCCAATGATGAAAATGATAGAAACTCTGTTGTCCCTAAGAAACTTACCTCAAAGACTGAAGAGTGGATGGTAAAGAAAGGACTGTCATGGCCATGGAAAGGAAATGAGCGGGAAGGtttggaaagaagaaatgCTCATTCTGTGTGGCCTTGGGTGCATaatgaacaacaaaaagaagaggcTCATCATAGTAATTCCTATAACAGTGTTAAGTCTGAAAGCCTGGCAAGTGAAAGTAATAAACCTGCCAATAATGAGAATATGGGTTCTGTTAATGTGAATAGCGCAAGCAGTGCTAGCAGCTGTGGAAGTACCAGCAGCAGTGTTATGAACAAGGTTGACATGGATAGCGACTGCTTAGACTATGAAATCTTATGGGAGGATTTGACAATTGGAGAACAAATCGGGCAAG GTTCATGTGGAACTGTCTATCATGGTCTATGGTTTGGATCT GATGTGGCTGTAAAGGTGTTTTCCAAACAAGAATATTCAGAAGAGATCATAACATCTTTCAAACAAGAG GTATCATTGATGAAAAGGCTTAGACATCCAAACGTTCTGCTGTTTATGGGAGCTGTGGCATCACCTCAGCGTCTTTGTATAGTGACAGAGTTTCTACCACG TGGAAGTCTCTTTCGTTTGCTGCAGAGGAACAAGTCAAAACTAGATTTGAGGCGACGTATCCATATGGCATCAGACATT GCTCGTGGCATGAATTATCTTCACCACTGTAGTCCTCCCATCATTCACCGTGATCTGAAGTCGTCAAATCTACTGGTTGATCGGAACTGGACTGTGAAG GTTGCTGATTTTGGTCTTTCTCGCATCAAGCATGAGACGTACCTCACTACAAACGGAAGGGGAACG CCTCAATGGATGGCACCAGAAGTTCTTCGAAATGAGGCTGCTGATGAAAA GTCTGACGTTTACAGTTTTGGAGTAGTACTATGGGAGCTTGTGACAGAGAAGATCCCATGGGAAAATCTAAATGCTATGCAG GTGATTGGAGCCGTGGGGTTCATGAACCAGAGGCTGGAAGTCCCAAAAGACGTTGACCCTCAGTGGATTGCTTTAATGGAAAGCTGCTGGCACAGGTACATAAATCATATTAAACATTACATATACCTTGCTAGAGGAAAATAG